A region of Pyxidicoccus parkwaysis DNA encodes the following proteins:
- a CDS encoding AraC family transcriptional regulator has translation MRTEEADAGMRFTVSAGALAALLAYARGLGIGTRGMLGSAGLEEASLSGPEARVPQAAYNKVWDLVVEASGDEDFGLHFAERLDLDAFHVIGHLAAKSATVREALNRIVAYSRILHDAGRVELEAHEGQMFLYPGCRGLLHSWPRHIAEFATTSAVVLLRRITGQRGWAPTELRFRHAEPRRQTEHRRLLGVSPSFSQPETLLAFPPDFLDTPIVTREPGVGSYLEAYARDVLSRLPSTEEDLPARVRHAIAQRLGNGAPPPDVEDVASQLALGARTLQRRLREQNTTYAELVGEVQRAYAERYLADEGMTVAEVAFLTGFADVASFHRAFRRWTGTTPAAFRTTR, from the coding sequence ATGCGCACGGAAGAAGCGGATGCGGGCATGCGCTTCACGGTGTCGGCGGGCGCGCTCGCCGCGCTGCTGGCATATGCGCGCGGGCTCGGCATCGGGACGCGAGGCATGCTCGGAAGCGCGGGGCTGGAAGAGGCCTCGCTCTCCGGCCCCGAGGCTCGCGTTCCGCAGGCCGCGTACAACAAGGTCTGGGACCTCGTCGTGGAGGCCTCGGGTGACGAGGACTTCGGCCTGCACTTCGCCGAGCGGCTGGACCTGGACGCGTTCCACGTCATCGGCCACCTCGCCGCGAAGAGCGCCACGGTGCGCGAGGCGCTCAATCGCATCGTCGCGTACTCGCGCATCCTGCACGACGCGGGACGCGTGGAACTGGAGGCGCACGAGGGCCAGATGTTCCTGTACCCGGGTTGCCGGGGTCTGTTGCACTCCTGGCCGCGCCACATCGCCGAGTTCGCCACGACCTCGGCCGTGGTGCTCCTGCGGCGTATCACCGGTCAGCGCGGCTGGGCGCCCACGGAGCTTCGCTTCCGTCACGCGGAGCCGCGACGGCAGACAGAGCACCGGCGTCTGCTCGGAGTCAGTCCGAGCTTCAGCCAGCCGGAGACGCTGCTGGCCTTCCCGCCGGACTTCCTCGACACACCCATCGTCACGCGAGAGCCGGGCGTGGGCAGCTACCTGGAGGCATATGCCCGGGACGTGCTGTCTCGGCTGCCCTCCACCGAGGAGGACCTGCCCGCGCGAGTACGGCATGCCATCGCGCAGCGACTCGGCAACGGCGCGCCTCCGCCTGACGTGGAGGACGTGGCCTCGCAGCTCGCGCTCGGAGCACGGACGCTTCAGCGACGGCTGCGCGAGCAGAACACCACCTACGCGGAATTGGTGGGCGAAGTGCAGCGCGCGTATGCCGAGCGCTACCTCGCGGATGAAGGCATGACGGTGGCGGAGGTGGCCTTCCTCACCGGCTTCGCGGACGTGGCCAGCTTCCACCGGGCGTTTCGCCGATGGACGGGCACCACGCCCGCGGCCTTCCGCACGACGCGCTGA
- a CDS encoding DUF2058 family protein, translated as MEKAIPKLPPMPGSKAYQRAESKKQVELDRALRELVLGSQVAIEAGETAFYFMTRKGKLRRLELSPGQAKMLEDGALGVVERPEPAQIEHSLVPAAAAEQMYALSKKAVRFLNRKDNPVGFMNDEELKAQQAAEAAGTAPELPDEPEAEGGADEAQAAPEGTAGESSEQTPDGGTNVGG; from the coding sequence GTGGAGAAGGCCATCCCCAAGCTGCCGCCGATGCCGGGCTCCAAGGCGTATCAGCGCGCCGAGTCCAAGAAGCAGGTGGAGCTGGACAGGGCGCTGAGGGAGCTGGTGCTCGGCTCGCAGGTGGCCATCGAGGCCGGCGAGACGGCGTTCTACTTCATGACCCGCAAGGGCAAGCTGCGCCGGCTGGAGCTGAGCCCCGGACAGGCGAAGATGCTCGAGGACGGCGCGCTCGGCGTGGTGGAGCGTCCGGAGCCCGCGCAGATTGAGCACTCGCTGGTGCCCGCGGCGGCGGCGGAGCAGATGTACGCGCTGTCGAAGAAGGCCGTGCGCTTCCTCAACCGCAAGGACAACCCCGTCGGCTTCATGAACGACGAGGAGCTGAAGGCGCAGCAGGCGGCGGAGGCCGCCGGCACCGCGCCGGAGCTGCCCGACGAGCCCGAAGCCGAGGGCGGCGCCGACGAGGCCCAGGCCGCTCCCGAAGGCACCGCCGGAGAGTCCTCCGAGCAGACGCCCGACGGCGGCACCAACGTCGGCGGCTGA
- a CDS encoding YncE family protein has translation MREVLLVGNNWDGTADIIDVRTYQRLARINVVPDRSQRMLEISLDPVRLTYFLFIREQVGEGHDQLVDDMFASKDGKVIFVSRPSFADVVAIDLSTGNLRWRTRVGGNRADHMAISPDGTRLAVSASTANRVEIIDTATGNIVGNFPSGDNPHENNYSRDGSKIFHASIGTVYTALDTPDLDSSKGERIFRIVDARTLQVLKTLNMRQKLAEMGMPDMSAAVRPMALSPDERFLYFQVSFFHGFVEYDLEQDRVTRIAHLPVPPETQALRRDQYVLDSAHHGLAMSGDGTKLCVAGTMSNYAAIVSRETFRYSIRPLGARTYWATTSADGNYCYVSVAGDDTVSVISYATEAEVARIPVGDHPQRARTARLATSLFP, from the coding sequence ATGCGCGAGGTCCTGCTGGTCGGCAACAACTGGGATGGGACTGCCGACATCATCGACGTGCGAACCTACCAGCGCCTGGCCCGTATCAACGTGGTTCCGGACCGCAGTCAGCGGATGCTGGAGATTTCGCTGGACCCGGTGCGCCTGACGTACTTCCTGTTCATCCGCGAGCAAGTGGGCGAGGGCCATGACCAGCTCGTGGACGACATGTTCGCCTCGAAGGACGGGAAGGTCATCTTCGTCTCGCGCCCCAGCTTCGCGGACGTCGTTGCCATCGACCTGAGCACCGGCAACCTCCGCTGGCGGACGCGAGTGGGCGGCAACCGTGCCGACCACATGGCCATCTCGCCGGATGGCACCCGGCTCGCCGTCTCGGCGTCGACGGCGAATCGCGTGGAGATCATCGACACCGCCACCGGGAACATCGTCGGGAACTTCCCCTCGGGGGACAACCCGCACGAGAACAACTACTCCCGAGACGGCAGCAAGATCTTCCATGCCAGCATCGGCACAGTCTACACGGCACTCGATACCCCTGACCTGGACAGCTCCAAGGGTGAGCGCATCTTCCGGATTGTCGATGCGCGCACGCTGCAGGTCCTCAAGACCCTGAACATGCGCCAGAAGCTCGCCGAGATGGGGATGCCCGACATGAGCGCGGCGGTCCGGCCAATGGCCCTGTCCCCCGATGAGCGGTTCCTCTACTTCCAGGTGTCGTTCTTCCACGGATTCGTGGAGTACGACCTGGAGCAGGACCGGGTGACGCGGATTGCCCACCTGCCGGTCCCTCCCGAGACGCAGGCGCTGCGCCGCGACCAGTACGTCCTCGACTCCGCCCACCACGGACTCGCGATGAGCGGCGATGGAACGAAGCTCTGCGTGGCCGGCACGATGTCCAACTACGCGGCGATCGTCTCACGTGAGACGTTCCGCTACAGCATCCGCCCGCTTGGCGCGAGGACCTACTGGGCAACGACCAGCGCCGACGGGAACTACTGCTATGTCTCGGTGGCCGGGGACGACACGGTGTCGGTCATCTCCTACGCCACCGAGGCGGAGGTGGCCCGCATCCCCGTCGGCGACCACCCGCAGCGCGCGCGCACCGCGAGACTCGCGACGTCGCTCTTCCCCTGA
- a CDS encoding DUF4386 domain-containing protein, which translates to MRAERFVGWVMLLFPLAVNVPFGLLATRFGYPDVLRQPAAQVLTRFAEAGPSLVWTWYAYALLVVPYLAAVVLLPRILNDAASTVLRVATVLGVLSCAVQLFGLLRWTFVVPALASSYVAPGTDEATRRALEVAFTVQHQLFGVMLGEHVGQLFLAGWTASTCLAWVRAGRGRLVAGLGALAALLFLVGLVDGLATVLPLSPRLLAQVPVAAFGLWCLWSLSTGIQLLRHGARAPVVRTHAPLRPPANVA; encoded by the coding sequence ATGCGCGCTGAACGTTTCGTGGGTTGGGTGATGCTGCTGTTCCCGCTGGCTGTGAATGTGCCCTTCGGGCTGCTCGCCACTCGCTTTGGTTATCCAGACGTGCTGCGCCAGCCCGCGGCCCAGGTCCTCACGCGGTTCGCCGAAGCCGGCCCGTCGCTCGTGTGGACCTGGTACGCGTACGCTCTGCTCGTGGTGCCGTACCTCGCCGCCGTGGTGCTGCTGCCGCGCATCCTGAACGACGCCGCAAGCACGGTGCTTCGCGTGGCAACAGTGCTCGGCGTCCTGTCCTGCGCGGTGCAGCTCTTCGGCCTGCTGCGCTGGACCTTCGTCGTGCCGGCGCTCGCGTCTTCCTACGTGGCCCCCGGCACGGACGAAGCCACGCGGCGAGCGCTGGAAGTGGCCTTCACGGTGCAACACCAGCTCTTCGGCGTGATGCTGGGCGAGCACGTGGGCCAGCTCTTCCTCGCAGGCTGGACGGCCAGCACCTGCCTCGCATGGGTGCGCGCGGGGCGCGGCCGGCTCGTGGCGGGCTTGGGCGCCCTCGCCGCGCTCCTGTTCCTCGTGGGCCTCGTGGACGGACTTGCAACAGTGCTGCCACTGTCACCGAGGCTACTGGCCCAGGTGCCCGTGGCCGCATTCGGGCTCTGGTGCCTGTGGTCACTCTCCACTGGCATCCAGCTCCTGCGTCACGGGGCGCGGGCCCCCGTCGTACGGACGCATGCTCCACTCCGCCCACCGGCAAATGTCGCGTAG
- a CDS encoding peptidase M3 → MDRPLHSVRTRLDDFLAELATLHYRHGAGLSPGLPVSSLYASFPELSSPDTFAAANEALAKARTKDEPLAVRRIQLLRELVATQVEEALAARPAEAVATLEAQSQLPVDDQTLSLAEVLEQLPREASRGRRTLLERAAGNFLWERRGPYGDRREAALHTVERLGAKDYPSLRQDVTGIDYAKLAEAAAETLRRTEDAYRDVLAYVLKKVDPFLRPLPGGEARRHDLQHALQAPWMDTFFRREDAFPAVVRWLDEWGLTPNAEGRIRIDDEARPGKASRPFVATVRVPGEVRLVVQRRGGMDALAALFHEMGHAQHRAHVSENLPVELRRLGDASVTEGYAAVFERLLLSPGWLKRYLDLPSTAARDTVRLAAFHALAVLRRHCAKLSYELSLFTRGPSKERADEYVDGQRQALFVESHPGFFLQDVDPQLYVAHYLRAWALEARLTARLMERFNEDYWRNPAAAAWLKGLFARGGSDDAEGLATEVSGTPLAVPEAGERLVAILNR, encoded by the coding sequence ATGGACCGTCCCCTGCACTCCGTGCGCACGCGGCTGGACGACTTCCTCGCCGAGCTGGCCACGCTCCACTACCGGCATGGCGCCGGCCTCTCGCCGGGCCTGCCCGTCTCCAGCCTCTACGCATCCTTCCCCGAGCTGTCCTCCCCGGACACCTTCGCCGCCGCCAACGAAGCCCTCGCCAAGGCCCGCACGAAGGACGAGCCCCTCGCCGTCCGCCGCATCCAGCTCCTCCGTGAGCTCGTGGCCACCCAGGTCGAGGAAGCACTCGCCGCCCGTCCCGCCGAGGCCGTGGCCACCCTGGAGGCCCAGTCCCAGCTCCCCGTCGATGACCAGACGCTCTCCCTCGCCGAGGTGCTCGAGCAGCTCCCCCGCGAGGCCTCGCGAGGCCGCCGCACCCTGCTGGAGCGCGCCGCCGGCAACTTCCTCTGGGAGCGCCGGGGCCCCTACGGCGACAGGCGCGAGGCCGCCCTCCACACCGTGGAGCGCCTGGGTGCGAAGGACTATCCCTCCCTGCGCCAGGACGTCACCGGCATCGACTACGCCAAGCTCGCCGAGGCCGCCGCCGAGACGCTCCGCCGCACCGAGGACGCCTACCGCGACGTGCTCGCGTACGTGCTCAAGAAGGTGGACCCGTTCCTGCGCCCGCTGCCCGGCGGCGAGGCGCGCCGTCATGACCTCCAGCACGCGCTCCAGGCGCCGTGGATGGACACCTTCTTCCGCCGCGAGGACGCCTTCCCCGCCGTGGTGCGCTGGCTCGACGAGTGGGGCCTCACGCCCAACGCGGAAGGCCGCATCCGCATCGACGACGAGGCCCGCCCCGGCAAGGCCTCACGCCCCTTCGTCGCCACCGTGCGCGTGCCCGGAGAGGTGCGCCTGGTGGTTCAGCGGCGCGGCGGCATGGACGCGCTGGCCGCCCTCTTCCACGAGATGGGCCACGCGCAGCACCGCGCCCACGTGTCGGAGAACCTGCCCGTGGAGCTGCGCCGCCTGGGCGACGCCTCGGTGACGGAAGGGTACGCCGCCGTCTTCGAGCGGCTGCTCCTGTCCCCCGGCTGGCTCAAGCGCTACCTGGACCTGCCGTCCACGGCCGCGCGCGACACGGTGCGACTGGCCGCATTCCACGCTCTCGCCGTGCTGCGCCGCCACTGCGCGAAGCTGTCCTACGAGCTGTCGCTCTTCACGCGCGGGCCCTCGAAGGAGCGCGCGGACGAGTACGTGGACGGCCAGCGCCAGGCGCTCTTCGTGGAGTCGCACCCGGGCTTCTTCCTCCAGGACGTGGACCCGCAGCTCTACGTGGCGCACTACCTGCGCGCGTGGGCGCTGGAGGCGCGGCTCACCGCCCGCCTCATGGAGCGCTTCAACGAGGACTACTGGAGGAATCCCGCGGCCGCCGCCTGGCTCAAGGGGCTGTTCGCGCGGGGAGGCAGTGACGACGCGGAAGGACTGGCCACGGAGGTATCGGGCACGCCGCTGGCAGTGCCCGAGGCCGGGGAGCGCCTCGTGGCCATCCTCAACCGCTAG
- a CDS encoding outer membrane protein assembly factor BamB family protein — protein MDAEGRTYWTECDSAYWSDKDPSQLQCHLVSASRDGAIRYRLLLPRARLTAVHAVDAERLFLTSGGATLSAQALEDGRELWNVDLAKLRSEDPQAGLSFIVDSVSLAAPYVFAVVRHVFEDEDGKTLLVAVRANTGVVAWTALTPPVRTPLVLDAEGNIYGGSFDSATGETTLFSYTQAGKQRWQVRRAGEHQPTAVEGGRLVLDRAEMADATTGARLVTLATATVEEGWFSLGQSSSGFGRVTMQTGGMLVLPAPPCTGAGCPTEVHPGRTFLYGLSPEDGSARWYRAVGAWPMSPLLTQRDSLLLVDRPAEAGCEESNTCTGDDSSNDSFLRELAVKDGHELAACALPGKAPYITPPALHGGRVVLGAWTNWLASNDWTRRMSIRAFDLSVPTEPATTGWVTAGGGNSRSGRAARP, from the coding sequence ATGGACGCGGAGGGCCGGACGTACTGGACGGAGTGCGACAGCGCGTACTGGTCGGACAAGGACCCGAGCCAGCTCCAGTGTCACCTCGTCTCCGCCTCGCGCGACGGTGCCATCCGCTATCGGTTGTTGTTGCCACGCGCGAGGCTCACGGCCGTACACGCGGTGGATGCGGAGCGCCTGTTCCTGACGTCCGGAGGCGCGACGCTCTCCGCTCAGGCGCTCGAGGATGGACGCGAGTTGTGGAACGTGGACCTCGCGAAGCTGCGCTCCGAGGACCCGCAGGCGGGCCTGTCGTTCATCGTCGATTCAGTGTCGCTCGCCGCGCCGTATGTGTTCGCGGTGGTGCGGCACGTGTTCGAGGACGAGGACGGGAAGACGCTGCTCGTGGCGGTGCGAGCGAACACGGGGGTGGTGGCGTGGACGGCGCTGACGCCACCGGTGCGCACACCACTCGTGCTGGACGCGGAAGGCAACATCTACGGTGGCTCATTCGATTCGGCCACAGGAGAGACGACGCTCTTCTCGTACACCCAGGCAGGCAAGCAGCGCTGGCAGGTGCGCCGCGCGGGTGAGCATCAGCCGACGGCGGTGGAGGGCGGCAGGCTGGTGCTGGACCGCGCGGAAATGGCGGACGCAACCACGGGAGCGAGGCTTGTCACGCTGGCCACGGCGACCGTGGAGGAGGGTTGGTTCTCGCTCGGCCAATCCAGCTCCGGGTTCGGGCGCGTAACGATGCAGACGGGCGGGATGCTCGTGCTCCCTGCGCCGCCCTGCACCGGTGCGGGCTGTCCGACGGAAGTTCATCCCGGCCGCACGTTCCTCTATGGCTTGAGCCCGGAGGACGGCTCGGCGCGATGGTATCGGGCCGTGGGAGCCTGGCCCATGTCGCCGTTGCTCACGCAGCGGGACTCACTGCTGCTGGTGGACCGTCCCGCGGAGGCGGGCTGCGAGGAGAGCAACACCTGCACCGGCGACGATTCATCGAACGACTCGTTCCTGAGAGAGCTCGCGGTGAAGGACGGGCATGAACTGGCCGCGTGCGCGCTGCCGGGCAAGGCGCCGTACATCACTCCGCCCGCGCTGCATGGAGGGCGCGTGGTGCTGGGCGCGTGGACCAACTGGCTCGCGAGCAATGACTGGACGCGACGGATGAGTATTCGCGCGTTCGACCTGTCCGTGCCCACTGAGCCCGCGACCACGGGCTGGGTGACAGCGGGCGGTGGCAACTCGCGCTCGGGGCGGGCTGCTCGGCCGTGA
- a CDS encoding SDR family NAD(P)-dependent oxidoreductase gives MTTTRKTVVVTGASRGIGRAVALAFAREGYGVWALARNADALTSLRAEGGEHIRPHAVDVADEAALLAITKTILAEGAPRVLVNNAGITVSAPLTKTRTEDLARVMAVNVTAPFILCRELMPAMAKAGGGRVINIGSMAAVRGMKYTSAYCASKHALLGMTRALASEYAQKQVTVNCVNPGWVETDMFTNATAAISKSTGRSDEQAREALASMNAMGRIIQPEEVAALCSFLASDAAGGITGSAYAIDGGELG, from the coding sequence ATGACGACGACCCGCAAGACAGTGGTGGTGACGGGCGCGAGCCGGGGTATCGGCCGCGCCGTGGCGCTGGCCTTCGCTCGCGAGGGCTACGGCGTATGGGCCCTGGCACGCAACGCGGATGCACTGACGTCGCTGCGCGCCGAGGGCGGTGAGCACATCCGGCCGCACGCGGTGGACGTGGCGGACGAGGCCGCGCTGCTCGCCATCACCAAGACCATCCTCGCGGAGGGCGCGCCGCGCGTGCTGGTGAACAACGCCGGCATCACCGTGTCCGCGCCGCTGACGAAGACGCGCACGGAGGACCTGGCGCGAGTCATGGCCGTCAACGTCACCGCGCCCTTCATTCTCTGCCGCGAGCTGATGCCGGCGATGGCGAAGGCAGGCGGCGGGCGCGTCATCAACATCGGCTCCATGGCTGCGGTGCGCGGCATGAAGTACACGTCGGCGTACTGCGCGTCCAAGCACGCGCTGCTGGGCATGACGCGCGCGCTGGCGTCCGAGTACGCGCAGAAGCAAGTCACGGTGAACTGCGTGAATCCGGGCTGGGTGGAGACGGACATGTTCACCAACGCCACGGCCGCCATCAGCAAGAGCACCGGCCGCAGCGACGAGCAGGCGCGCGAGGCGCTCGCGTCGATGAACGCCATGGGCCGCATCATCCAGCCGGAGGAGGTGGCCGCGCTCTGCTCCTTCCTCGCGTCCGACGCGGCGGGCGGCATCACCGGCTCGGCGTACGCCATCGACGGCGGCGAGCTGGGCTGA